In Candidatus Defluviibacterium haderslevense, the following are encoded in one genomic region:
- a CDS encoding RNA-binding transcriptional accessory protein: METEIIGDIVKKLNLRFAQVKNVIELLAQGSTIPFIARYRKELTGSLDEVQIRDIQKSYQDLLDLKERKLFILKTIEEQGQLTQELEHKILQAIDLMALEDLYAPYKKKKKTKSDIAKEHGLQPLADLLLLQLKEDFYPKLNNYYSDLFFDDEMVLRGARDIIAEMVHQNDTLRNVMRNLFMQSALITSKVIKSKEIEAVKFKDYFQYSELLKKCPSHRYLALCRGEDEKMLRVSLEVDDDRMLNTIFHQYLKNSSQASQQVKLAIEESYDRLLKPLLIAQVRQIIKEQSDDIAIKVFAKNLKQLLLEAPLGQKHVLAIDPGYRSGCKIVCLDSTGSLLAYETIYPHPPVDERAKGLQIIRSLVKNFNVTDIAIGDGTAGKETFEWLQESLQLPEVNLHSISEQGASIYSASDLARAEFPDLDVTIRGAISIGRRLMDPLAELIKIDPKSIGVGQYQHDVNQKLLREHLDDVVLFCVNAVGVNLNTASSYLLSYVSGLSAALSEQIVQYRMQHGAFESREALKRVPRLGPKAFEQCAGFLRIRNGKQILDNTGIHPERYELIEKISKDLGLSKEELIRSKNLNKQIKLDQYISDDVGVETLTDIFKELEKPGLDPRGGFSVFAFDTSIKKIEDLNEGMVLPAIVTNLTKFGAFVDLGIKTTGLIHVSEMSSKFINDPIEVLTLREKIYAKVIQIDLTRGRILMSIKDISWRYVESMNSN; encoded by the coding sequence ATGGAAACAGAAATTATCGGTGATATTGTAAAGAAATTAAATTTAAGATTTGCCCAAGTCAAAAATGTAATCGAATTATTAGCTCAAGGTTCTACCATTCCTTTTATTGCTAGATACCGAAAGGAATTAACGGGCTCATTGGATGAAGTTCAAATTAGAGATATTCAAAAATCATATCAGGATCTTTTGGATTTGAAGGAACGCAAATTATTTATCCTCAAAACCATAGAAGAACAAGGTCAGCTGACTCAAGAATTGGAGCATAAAATTCTCCAAGCTATTGACCTTATGGCACTGGAAGATCTATATGCACCTTATAAAAAGAAAAAGAAGACCAAGTCCGATATTGCTAAAGAACATGGTTTGCAACCTTTAGCTGATTTATTATTGTTGCAATTAAAAGAAGATTTTTATCCTAAATTGAATAATTATTATTCAGATTTGTTTTTTGATGATGAAATGGTTTTAAGGGGTGCAAGAGATATCATTGCGGAAATGGTGCATCAGAATGATACCCTAAGAAATGTGATGAGGAATTTGTTTATGCAATCAGCATTGATCACAAGTAAAGTCATCAAAAGTAAAGAAATTGAGGCTGTTAAATTTAAAGATTATTTTCAATATTCAGAGTTACTGAAGAAATGTCCTTCCCACAGATATCTTGCGTTATGCAGAGGTGAGGATGAAAAAATGCTGAGGGTGTCATTAGAAGTTGATGATGATCGAATGTTGAATACCATTTTTCATCAATACTTAAAAAATAGTTCCCAAGCATCGCAACAAGTGAAATTGGCAATTGAAGAATCCTATGATCGTTTGTTGAAACCGCTGTTAATTGCCCAGGTAAGACAGATTATTAAAGAGCAATCTGACGATATCGCAATTAAAGTGTTTGCAAAAAATCTAAAGCAATTATTACTGGAAGCTCCACTCGGACAAAAACATGTATTGGCTATTGATCCTGGTTACCGATCCGGTTGTAAAATAGTGTGTTTGGATAGTACAGGTTCCTTATTGGCTTATGAGACTATATATCCCCATCCTCCGGTAGATGAAAGGGCAAAAGGTCTTCAGATCATAAGATCATTGGTGAAAAATTTTAATGTAACGGATATCGCAATCGGTGATGGAACAGCAGGTAAGGAAACTTTTGAATGGTTGCAAGAATCCCTTCAATTACCCGAGGTCAATCTGCATTCGATTAGTGAACAGGGAGCCTCTATTTATTCCGCATCTGACTTGGCAAGAGCTGAATTTCCTGATCTGGACGTAACCATTCGGGGCGCCATCTCTATTGGTCGAAGATTAATGGACCCCTTAGCAGAATTGATTAAGATCGATCCTAAATCAATTGGTGTCGGTCAGTATCAACATGATGTCAACCAAAAATTGTTGCGAGAACATTTGGATGATGTCGTTTTATTTTGTGTGAATGCTGTTGGTGTAAATTTGAATACAGCATCATCCTATTTATTGTCCTATGTAAGTGGTTTGAGCGCAGCATTGTCTGAACAAATAGTACAATATAGAATGCAACATGGTGCCTTTGAATCGCGTGAAGCATTAAAACGAGTGCCTAGATTAGGGCCTAAAGCATTTGAACAGTGTGCTGGATTTTTAAGAATAAGAAATGGAAAACAAATCTTAGATAATACTGGAATTCACCCTGAACGCTATGAATTGATTGAGAAAATTTCAAAAGATTTGGGTCTTTCAAAAGAAGAATTAATAAGATCTAAAAATCTAAATAAACAAATTAAACTGGATCAATACATCTCAGATGATGTTGGTGTTGAAACACTCACTGATATCTTCAAGGAATTGGAAAAACCTGGTTTGGATCCCAGAGGCGGATTTAGTGTTTTTGCATTTGATACTTCAATAAAAAAAATCGAAGATCTAAATGAAGGAATGGTACTGCCGGCTATTGTTACCAATCTTACTAAGTTTGGTGCATTTGTTGATTTGGGCATTAAGACTACAGGTCTCATACATGTTTCTGAAATGAGTTCTAAGTTTATTAATGATCCTATTGAAGTATTGACCTTGCGTGAAAAAATTTATGCTAAAGTGATACAAATAGATTTGACACGAGGTAGAATATTAATGAGCATTAAAGACATTTCTTGGAGGTACGTGGAGTCGATGAATTCAAATTAG